In Rhineura floridana isolate rRhiFlo1 chromosome 1, rRhiFlo1.hap2, whole genome shotgun sequence, the following proteins share a genomic window:
- the LOC133376879 gene encoding purpurin-like, with product MIIITLKMAQQMDKFWVICADMAAQYSVPDPSTPAKMFMNYRGLASYLSSGGDSYWVIGPDYDSYAITYACCSLKEDGSCVDGYSLIFSRNPRGLPPAIQPIVHQKQEEICMSGQFQPVLQSGAC from the exons ATGATAATCATCACCCTGAAAATGGCACAGCAAATGGACAA ATTCTGGGTAATCTGTGCTGACATGGCTGCCCAGTACTCAGTGCCTGACCCCAGCACTCCAGCAAAAATGTTCATGAATTATCGAGGCCTGGCAAGCTATTTGTCAAGTGGAG GTGACAGCTACTGGGTGATTGGCCCAGACTATGATAGCTATGCCATCACCTATGCCTGCTGCAGTCTGAAAGAGGATGGATCCTGCGTTGACGGCTACTCCCTTATTTTCTCCCGCAATCCCCGCGGTCTTCCCCCAGCCATTCAGCCCATTGTGCACCAGAAGCAGGAAGAAATCTGTATGTCTGGCCAGTTCCAGCCTGTACTACAGTCGG